A single genomic interval of Nostoc commune NIES-4072 harbors:
- a CDS encoding DUF7005 family protein: MNQHQLRANVLADYGATAQQTQELLAYNQNTFDHSFSTLRAKFPLPPEPHVAAWEEYAVIAQEIGVFQALSSKLVQLKFPILQGISQTQVYRFATRKGMTVDGMIEATGLILQQPEQLQLILHQSLAGVIPVLLTRNREDFVSLVQALTMRNEPKPVPASMGACMVTGLNNWDRVRQYRQQWSAKNFGNCSESSWLEEFGRLIPQKQLYQDRLIILSDGFYSNVSASDIGLLEPEWWCISMTIRLEHECTHYFTHRLFGSMRNNLLDELIADYRGIVAAIGHYRADWFLRFLGLESFPDYREGGRLQNYRGQPPLSEGAFKILQALVKSAAENLERFDAEHGGELRTLNSQPIMLIALTYLTLEELADSKAHSYIQKILDQLPTTLTEGQVEYPETKLKFI; encoded by the coding sequence TTGAACCAACACCAACTTCGTGCTAATGTACTTGCCGACTATGGTGCTACTGCCCAACAGACACAAGAATTGCTTGCCTACAATCAAAACACCTTTGATCACAGCTTTTCAACACTAAGAGCCAAGTTTCCGCTTCCACCCGAACCCCATGTAGCCGCCTGGGAAGAGTACGCTGTTATTGCTCAAGAGATAGGAGTCTTTCAAGCTTTATCAAGCAAGTTGGTACAGTTAAAGTTCCCCATACTCCAAGGCATCAGCCAAACCCAAGTATACCGCTTTGCTACTCGTAAGGGTATGACAGTGGATGGCATGATTGAGGCAACTGGTTTGATTTTGCAGCAACCCGAACAACTCCAGTTGATACTACATCAAAGCTTGGCTGGAGTTATCCCGGTTTTGCTCACCAGAAACCGAGAAGATTTTGTTTCTTTGGTACAGGCGTTAACAATGCGGAATGAACCCAAACCAGTCCCTGCTTCTATGGGAGCTTGTATGGTTACTGGTTTAAACAACTGGGATCGGGTTCGCCAGTATCGTCAACAATGGTCAGCTAAAAATTTTGGTAACTGCTCCGAAAGTAGTTGGTTAGAAGAATTTGGGCGACTAATCCCGCAAAAGCAGCTTTATCAAGATCGGTTGATTATTTTGAGTGACGGTTTTTATAGCAATGTTTCAGCCAGCGACATCGGACTTTTAGAACCAGAATGGTGGTGTATTTCCATGACCATTCGGCTGGAACATGAATGTACGCACTATTTCACACACCGCTTATTTGGCTCCATGCGGAATAATCTACTCGACGAACTGATTGCCGACTACAGAGGTATTGTGGCAGCTATAGGACATTATCGGGCTGATTGGTTTTTGCGTTTTCTGGGGCTGGAGTCATTTCCAGATTACCGAGAAGGAGGTAGATTGCAAAATTACCGGGGTCAACCGCCGCTTTCAGAGGGCGCATTTAAGATTCTGCAAGCATTGGTGAAGTCTGCTGCTGAGAATTTGGAACGCTTTGATGCTGAACATGGAGGCGAGTTAAGAACTCTCAATAGTCAACCGATTATGTTAATAGCTTTGACTTACTTGACATTAGAAGAATTAGCTGACTCTAAGGCGCATTCGTATATCCAAAAAATTCTAGACCAATTGCCGACAACTCTCACAGAGGGGCAAGTCGAGTATCCAGAAACTAAACTTAAATTTATATGA
- a CDS encoding MinD/ParA family ATP-binding protein — MSKIVSIHSFRGGTGKSNLTANLAATIARLGKRVGIIDTDIQSPGIHIIFGLDEEKMNRSLNDYLWGRCVIKDAAYDVSHTLNVEGETSRANGSLYLIPSSIKAGEISRILREGYDVGKLNDGFEDLIRHLNLDYLLIDTHPGLNEETLLAIAISDILVVILRPDRQDFQGTAVTVEVAKKLNVDKMLLVVNKVLPAMDFKTLQEQMETTYDTPVAGIVPLSEEIIQLASSDLFCLRYADHPFSQTVQEIARQIVDKVELNKVLVGGDRT, encoded by the coding sequence ATGTCCAAAATTGTATCTATTCACTCGTTTCGTGGTGGTACGGGCAAATCAAATTTAACTGCAAACTTAGCCGCTACTATTGCGCGTCTTGGAAAACGTGTAGGTATTATTGACACCGATATTCAATCACCAGGGATTCATATTATTTTCGGTCTAGACGAAGAAAAGATGAACCGCTCCCTTAATGATTACTTATGGGGACGCTGTGTAATTAAAGATGCTGCCTACGATGTCAGTCATACTTTAAACGTGGAAGGGGAGACATCTAGAGCAAATGGCAGCCTCTACCTGATTCCTTCCAGTATCAAAGCAGGTGAAATTTCCCGTATCTTGCGCGAGGGTTATGACGTAGGCAAACTCAACGATGGCTTTGAGGATTTAATCCGCCATCTCAACCTCGACTATTTGTTGATTGATACTCACCCTGGTTTGAATGAAGAAACCTTACTAGCGATCGCTATCTCTGATATCTTAGTCGTCATCCTGCGTCCAGACCGTCAAGACTTCCAAGGTACTGCGGTAACAGTGGAGGTGGCGAAAAAATTAAACGTGGATAAAATGCTGCTAGTAGTTAATAAGGTGCTACCCGCAATGGATTTCAAAACTTTACAAGAACAGATGGAGACGACCTATGACACCCCAGTGGCTGGTATTGTGCCTCTTTCTGAAGAGATAATTCAGCTAGCCAGTAGTGATTTATTTTGCCTGCGTTACGCTGACCATCCGTTTAGCCAGACGGTGCAAGAAATTGCTCGGCAGATTGTGGATAAAGTTGAGTTAAATAAAGTATTGGTGGGAGGCGATCGCACTTGA
- a CDS encoding Nif11-like leader peptide family RiPP precursor, protein MSVESAQAFYERIATDELLQKQLQNAASDEQRLEITLAAGYSFTLPEWEVALAKISKSGDSISDASLDAILQRRHFVNAGGVSAVPYQPPSSVWSGLEQIGSIKLLRRLFNPSAWSIRTKLSVALLSVALIPMSFTTYHNLQESLKSAEDSEYRKLELLATSNASRLDQLIIDIQRVAVQVSTDKDVVGFLAATIPQKQIAFRTSMQRTLDNVFRSNPDYDVVYIIDTKGRCVAATNPTFIAQNYAFREYFRFSIQGRPYVSSVLVGTTSGRPGIYFSNPVRSEGGKIVGVAVLKIKGEDIWAIVNALQAGSKSYAFLIDERGVIISHPDKSLLYHSLAPLPPEKQKQSGTLYGIDQIKSLNIPELAAMVGAKQTAHTSYYSSVERTRQMIGFAPLQEQPWVLGVNKAHAQFDAPLNQLIWQNSRSLLAVGAIATIIALILARSIAQPIRTLTKAAQSLVEQDDFDDHQLAKASYANDDIGQLVHVFLQMAQEVKAREQKLKQQVLELNVEIDEAKKARQVADITQTDYFQQLQQKAQTIKGRLSKNDAPETDYFQQLQQKVQNLKGKSIRTYAQVTEESNHKGTEDTQRSLSGKSQQSEPLPLGEGETPKANGKNES, encoded by the coding sequence ATGTCTGTTGAAAGCGCACAAGCCTTTTACGAGCGGATAGCCACGGATGAACTGTTGCAAAAGCAACTGCAAAACGCTGCCAGTGATGAGCAACGCTTAGAGATTACACTAGCTGCTGGCTATAGTTTTACACTGCCAGAATGGGAAGTTGCTTTAGCTAAAATCTCAAAGTCAGGTGATAGTATCAGTGATGCTTCTCTAGATGCGATTCTCCAAAGGAGACACTTCGTGAACGCAGGCGGAGTAAGTGCTGTCCCTTACCAGCCACCCAGCAGTGTATGGTCGGGTTTAGAGCAAATCGGCTCAATTAAACTCTTGCGTCGGTTGTTTAACCCCTCTGCCTGGTCTATTAGGACGAAACTCTCGGTAGCACTACTCTCAGTTGCCCTTATACCGATGAGCTTCACCACCTATCACAACCTCCAAGAAAGTCTCAAGAGTGCAGAAGACAGCGAATACCGCAAACTGGAACTCTTAGCCACCAGTAATGCTAGTCGCCTTGACCAGCTAATTATTGACATCCAGCGTGTTGCTGTTCAAGTCAGTACTGATAAGGATGTGGTGGGTTTTCTCGCTGCTACCATCCCTCAGAAGCAAATAGCTTTCCGCACCTCGATGCAACGAACGCTTGATAACGTCTTTCGCTCTAATCCCGACTATGATGTTGTTTACATCATAGACACAAAGGGACGCTGCGTCGCTGCCACCAATCCTACATTCATTGCTCAAAACTACGCTTTCCGCGAATACTTCCGCTTTAGCATCCAGGGACGCCCTTACGTCTCTAGCGTTCTTGTCGGTACAACGAGTGGACGACCAGGCATCTACTTCTCCAACCCTGTGCGGTCTGAAGGCGGCAAAATTGTTGGTGTAGCGGTCTTAAAAATCAAGGGAGAAGACATCTGGGCGATCGTGAATGCGTTGCAGGCTGGCTCTAAAAGCTATGCCTTCTTGATTGACGAGCGTGGGGTGATCATCAGCCACCCTGATAAATCACTGCTTTATCATAGCCTAGCCCCCTTGCCGCCAGAAAAACAAAAGCAGAGTGGGACGCTCTATGGCATTGATCAGATCAAAAGCTTGAACATTCCAGAGTTAGCAGCGATGGTAGGAGCCAAACAAACGGCTCACACTAGCTACTATTCCTCTGTTGAGCGGACACGCCAAATGATCGGCTTTGCTCCTTTACAAGAGCAACCTTGGGTGTTGGGCGTGAACAAAGCCCACGCACAGTTTGATGCTCCTTTAAATCAACTCATTTGGCAGAACAGTCGCAGCTTACTAGCAGTAGGAGCGATCGCAACAATCATCGCCTTGATTTTAGCGCGAAGTATTGCCCAACCGATTCGTACCCTGACAAAAGCAGCCCAATCCTTGGTAGAGCAGGATGATTTTGATGACCATCAGTTAGCTAAGGCATCTTACGCAAATGATGATATTGGTCAACTGGTACACGTTTTCCTGCAAATGGCTCAAGAGGTGAAAGCACGAGAACAAAAGCTCAAACAGCAAGTACTGGAATTAAACGTTGAAATTGACGAAGCGAAAAAGGCACGTCAGGTAGCTGATATCACACAAACAGATTATTTCCAGCAACTGCAACAAAAAGCGCAAACAATCAAGGGGCGATTGTCCAAAAATGATGCGCCAGAGACAGATTACTTCCAGCAGCTACAGCAAAAAGTGCAAAATCTTAAGGGTAAATCTATTAGGACTTATGCACAAGTTACGGAAGAATCAAACCACAAAGGCACAGAGGACACACAGAGAAGTCTGAGCGGCAAAAGCCAGCAATCAGAACCTCTCCCTTTGGGAGAAGGGGAAACGCCAAAGGCAAACGGGAAAAATGAAAGTTAG